Proteins co-encoded in one Afipia sp. P52-10 genomic window:
- the pimA gene encoding dicarboxylate--CoA ligase PimA translates to MPRPWEKHYPKGIRWDSEIPAGTLPGLLSRAARDYGSRTVIDFRDREMTFNDLAARVDIAAAAFLRAGYGKDTSVALFLGNTPDHPVNFFGATKAGARIVHLSPLDGSRTLAHKLADSSARIIVTSNLTALLPVALSFLDQGLVDRVIVCEDERWGDSANALLPVPDRPEVASFGQFIDGVMLPDKWPAVAPTDVAALQYTGGTTGLPKGAMLTHGNLLAGNAIYDIWGSVSRAERGNPIDKVICVLPLFHIFALITILLRQIDRGNVILMHQRFDVEAVLRDIEVKRATSFPGVPTMWIAIANHPGIEKRDFSSLQFIGSGGAPLPVEIAKILAEKTGLSLRGGWGMTETCSAGTAHPKDGPDKPASIGLPLPGIELDIVSLDDPAQVLGPGEIGEIRIKGPNVTAGYWKRPDESAASYVDGRFLTGDVGYMDEDGYFFIVDRKKDMIISGGFNVYPQMIEQAIYEHPAVQEVIVIGIPDAYRGEAAKAFVKLRAGAEPFSLEALRDFLSGRVGKHELPTALDFKDELPRTTVGKLSRHELRVQQSAGSAG, encoded by the coding sequence ATGCCCCGCCCGTGGGAAAAGCATTACCCGAAGGGCATCCGGTGGGATTCTGAGATTCCCGCCGGAACCCTGCCGGGTTTGCTGTCCCGCGCGGCGAGAGACTACGGCTCGCGGACGGTCATCGATTTCCGCGATCGCGAGATGACCTTCAACGATCTGGCGGCGCGCGTCGACATCGCCGCCGCCGCTTTTTTGCGCGCCGGTTATGGCAAAGACACCTCGGTCGCACTGTTTCTCGGCAACACGCCGGATCACCCGGTCAATTTTTTCGGCGCCACCAAGGCCGGCGCCCGCATCGTCCACCTGTCGCCGCTCGATGGCAGCCGGACGTTGGCACACAAGCTTGCAGACAGCAGCGCGCGCATCATCGTCACCAGCAATCTGACAGCGCTTTTGCCGGTGGCGCTGTCGTTTCTGGATCAAGGATTGGTCGATCGCGTGATCGTCTGCGAGGACGAACGATGGGGCGACAGCGCCAATGCGCTGCTCCCGGTTCCTGATCGGCCTGAGGTGGCGAGCTTCGGCCAGTTCATCGACGGCGTGATGCTGCCGGACAAATGGCCCGCCGTTGCGCCCACCGACGTCGCTGCGTTGCAATATACCGGCGGCACGACCGGGCTGCCGAAGGGAGCGATGCTGACCCACGGCAACCTGCTGGCCGGCAACGCGATCTACGATATCTGGGGATCGGTGTCACGGGCCGAGCGGGGCAACCCGATCGACAAAGTCATCTGCGTGCTGCCGCTGTTTCACATCTTCGCGCTGATCACGATCCTGCTGCGGCAAATCGATCGCGGCAACGTGATCCTGATGCATCAGCGTTTCGACGTGGAGGCGGTGCTGCGCGACATCGAGGTCAAGCGGGCGACATCCTTTCCAGGCGTGCCGACGATGTGGATCGCCATCGCCAATCATCCTGGCATCGAAAAGCGCGACTTCTCGTCGCTGCAGTTCATCGGCTCGGGCGGTGCGCCGCTGCCGGTGGAGATCGCAAAGATCCTGGCGGAGAAGACCGGACTGTCGCTGCGCGGCGGCTGGGGCATGACGGAAACCTGCTCCGCCGGCACCGCGCATCCGAAGGATGGACCGGACAAGCCGGCCTCGATCGGTCTGCCGCTGCCCGGAATTGAACTCGACATCGTCTCGCTCGACGATCCGGCGCAGGTGCTCGGTCCCGGCGAGATCGGCGAAATCCGCATCAAGGGGCCGAACGTTACGGCAGGCTACTGGAAACGCCCGGACGAGAGCGCTGCGTCGTATGTCGATGGCCGCTTTCTCACCGGCGACGTCGGCTACATGGATGAGGACGGCTATTTCTTCATCGTCGATCGCAAGAAGGACATGATCATCTCCGGCGGCTTCAACGTCTATCCGCAGATGATCGAGCAGGCGATCTACGAGCATCCCGCGGTGCAGGAGGTGATCGTCATCGGCATTCCCGATGCCTATCGCGGCGAGGCGGCCAAGGCGTTTGTCAAATTGCGCGCCGGTGCAGAGCCGTTTAGTCTGGAGGCGTTGCGCGACTTCCTATCGGGCCGGGTCGGCAAGCACGAGCTGCCTACAGCGCTCGACTTTAAGGACGAGTTGCCGCGGACCACCGTCGGCAAGCTTTCGAGACATGAACTGCGCGTGCAGCAGTCTGCAGGTTCGGCGGGCTAG